Proteins from a genomic interval of uncultured Methanocorpusculum sp.:
- a CDS encoding replication factor C small subunit, with the protein MDVSPEIWIEKYRPKNLAEVVGQQDVVERLRSYVATKALPHLLFTGSAGVGKTTCAVALAREMFGDTWNMNFRELNASDERGIDVVRNQIKQFARTAPLGDATFKILFLDEADALTQDAQAALRRTMENYAETCRFILSCNYSSKIIDPIQSRCAIYRFRPLTDEAISEEIARIAKKEGITIDEGAYVAITYVSLGDMRKAINALQGAAIVSDHATAENIYAITSNAKPQEITDLLARCLEGDFETAERMLHALMYDKGIAPNELLNQLYREISRSETLDRRLKVDLIDHLGEADFRMSEGADADIQMDALLARIVRSGMN; encoded by the coding sequence ATGGATGTCTCCCCCGAAATCTGGATAGAAAAATACCGGCCCAAAAATCTCGCCGAGGTCGTCGGTCAGCAGGACGTCGTAGAACGGCTCCGTTCCTACGTCGCGACCAAGGCCCTTCCCCACCTCCTCTTCACCGGTTCGGCAGGCGTCGGGAAGACCACCTGTGCCGTAGCGTTGGCCCGCGAAATGTTCGGCGATACCTGGAATATGAACTTCCGCGAACTCAACGCCTCGGATGAACGGGGAATCGACGTTGTCAGAAACCAGATCAAACAGTTTGCAAGAACCGCTCCTCTCGGCGATGCAACGTTCAAGATCCTCTTTTTAGACGAAGCGGACGCTCTTACTCAGGATGCCCAGGCCGCTCTTCGCCGGACCATGGAAAACTATGCCGAGACCTGCCGGTTCATCCTCTCATGCAACTACTCCTCGAAAATAATCGACCCCATCCAGTCCCGCTGTGCGATCTACCGGTTCAGACCTCTTACAGATGAGGCAATCTCCGAAGAGATCGCACGGATCGCAAAAAAAGAGGGAATAACCATCGATGAAGGAGCTTACGTCGCGATCACCTACGTCTCCCTTGGGGACATGAGAAAAGCGATCAACGCTCTCCAGGGGGCAGCCATCGTCTCAGATCACGCCACCGCCGAAAACATCTACGCCATCACCTCCAACGCAAAACCCCAAGAGATCACCGACCTCCTCGCCCGCTGCCTCGAAGGCGACTTCGAGACCGCCGAACGCATGCTCCACGCACTCATGTACGACAAAGGCATCGCGCCGAACGAACTCTTGAACCAGCTTTACCGCGAAATCTCGCGTTCCGAGACCCTCGACCGCCGGCTCAAAGTCGACCTGATTGATCACCTCGGCGAAGCCGACTTCCGGATGAGCGAAGGGGCCGACGCCGATATCCAGATGGACGCCCTGCTTGCCCGGATCGTCAGATCAGGCATGAACTAA
- a CDS encoding tetratricopeptide repeat protein, with product MNTDKELFRKGLVLFAARDFSGAAGCFTDALLENPENVNYYYYRGVCYQETGAAGEAISDYTSALSRSPSAYPIRYNRADLFLQAGDLEKARKDFEEILKAAGKEDPHWSALAYLGRGLIRLEEGEIEEAIIDLTTAEDLAKLDGDKLLLARIGDELEKSGF from the coding sequence ATGAATACCGACAAAGAGCTTTTCCGAAAGGGTCTCGTTTTGTTTGCGGCCCGGGATTTTTCCGGGGCGGCCGGATGCTTTACGGATGCACTCTTGGAAAATCCTGAGAATGTGAACTATTATTATTACCGCGGCGTCTGCTATCAGGAGACCGGCGCCGCAGGCGAGGCAATATCGGATTATACGAGTGCTCTTTCCCGCAGCCCGTCCGCATATCCGATCCGGTATAACCGGGCCGATCTTTTTCTGCAGGCCGGGGACTTGGAAAAAGCACGGAAGGATTTCGAGGAGATTCTCAAAGCTGCGGGAAAGGAGGATCCCCACTGGTCGGCGCTTGCCTATCTCGGCCGTGGTCTGATCCGGCTCGAGGAGGGAGAGATCGAGGAGGCGATCATCGACCTCACGACCGCGGAGGATCTCGCAAAACTGGACGGGGACAAACTGCTTCTTGCGAGAATTGGCGATGAACTCGAAAAAAGCGGGTTTTAG